A section of the Amblyomma americanum isolate KBUSLIRL-KWMA chromosome 2, ASM5285725v1, whole genome shotgun sequence genome encodes:
- the LOC144121140 gene encoding uncharacterized protein LOC144121140 isoform X1 produces MFVGANSVRFNRLKLLRESQRHCISRFCASRVAATRQHLRFGELVTRNLEVPRDGWMANKCHIMLAAFVEQHGATSPVRLLEKGIIPVDTVGHDTAAMHPYSRMLLVLLHFT; encoded by the exons ATGTTTGTCGGCGCGAACAGTGTGAGGTTTAATCGACTGAAATTGCTCagggaaagtcagcggcactgtaTTTCTCGTTTCTGTGCATCGCGAGTGGCAGCCACACGGCAAcatctccggtttggcgaacttgtgacaAG GAACCTCGAAGTGccaagggatggatggatggcaaaCAAGTGCCACATCATGCTGGCTGCT ttcgtcgagcagcATGGGGCCACGTCACCTGTCCGccttcttgaaaagggcatcattcctgttgacactgtgggccacgacactgctgctatgcatccgtactCACGAATGCTGCTTGTACTG CTACACTTCACATGA
- the LOC144121140 gene encoding uncharacterized protein LOC144121140 isoform X2, whose translation MTQVLPEERLQHNISHLLFLAQHITGHGLPDGGKCGVVWNGELTIDKCSSEDFMGLMLLLTA comes from the exons ATGACTCAAGTTctaccagaagaaaggctgcaacacaacattagTCACTTACTGTTTCTTGCCCAGCACATAACAGGCCATG GTCTGCCAGACGGTGGAAAATGTGGTGTGGTTTGGAATGGCGAACTAACCATA gacaagtgttcctctgaagaCTTCATGGGCTTAATGCTGCTGCTCACTGCCTAG